Proteins encoded within one genomic window of Thermococcus celer Vu 13 = JCM 8558:
- a CDS encoding inorganic phosphate transporter encodes MEMWLLITIILGFAMAWAIGANDAANSMSTAVGARAITPKQAVVIAGLLEFTGAYFFGKSVTETIRKGILDPTMIKDPNVLVYGSVAALLAATIWLIIATKFGLPVSTTHSIVGGIAGYGMVYAGTAIVNWGKMTQVVLSWILSPIVGAIMAYFVFKALTKSIFERRDPVRSARLWSPFWIGLAFVVIGTMFYIKVLHGKSLRTGVMTYGIPTGLVVFFVTYFLLRLRFPSSDPFIGVESIFRKVQVVTSGYVALAHGANDVANAIGPVAAVYAVATMGLSGMKVPVPRWILALGGLGIAIGVATYGYRVMETVGKRITELTNTRGFTIDFSAATVVLVASWMGLPISTTHTVVGAVIGIGLARGVKAINKEVVRDIVISWFVTVPVAGLISAAIFKFLMIMG; translated from the coding sequence ATGGAGATGTGGCTCCTCATTACGATAATCCTTGGATTTGCTATGGCATGGGCGATAGGTGCGAACGACGCGGCGAATTCCATGAGCACCGCCGTTGGAGCGAGGGCGATAACACCGAAGCAGGCCGTCGTGATAGCCGGCCTCCTTGAGTTCACGGGTGCGTACTTCTTCGGAAAGAGCGTCACCGAGACGATAAGGAAGGGCATCCTCGACCCGACCATGATAAAGGACCCGAACGTTCTCGTCTACGGCTCGGTAGCGGCCCTGCTCGCGGCCACGATATGGCTGATAATCGCCACGAAGTTCGGCCTGCCGGTCTCGACCACACATTCCATCGTGGGCGGAATAGCGGGCTACGGAATGGTCTACGCCGGAACCGCCATAGTCAACTGGGGTAAGATGACGCAGGTGGTCCTCAGCTGGATTCTCTCGCCGATAGTCGGCGCCATAATGGCCTACTTCGTGTTCAAGGCTTTAACCAAGAGCATCTTCGAGAGGAGAGACCCAGTGAGGAGCGCCCGGCTCTGGTCCCCCTTCTGGATAGGGCTGGCCTTCGTGGTCATAGGAACCATGTTCTACATAAAGGTTCTCCACGGAAAGAGCCTCAGAACAGGCGTTATGACGTACGGCATCCCCACAGGCCTGGTGGTGTTCTTCGTAACCTACTTCCTCCTGAGGCTCCGCTTCCCGAGCAGCGACCCCTTCATCGGCGTTGAGTCCATATTCCGAAAGGTCCAGGTCGTTACCTCGGGCTACGTGGCCTTAGCTCACGGCGCCAACGACGTCGCCAACGCCATAGGCCCGGTTGCTGCGGTCTACGCGGTGGCAACGATGGGACTGAGCGGGATGAAGGTTCCGGTTCCGAGGTGGATTCTCGCCCTCGGCGGTCTGGGAATAGCGATTGGCGTCGCAACGTACGGATACAGGGTCATGGAGACCGTCGGAAAGAGGATAACCGAGCTGACCAACACGCGTGGGTTCACCATCGATTTCTCGGCGGCGACAGTTGTCCTCGTCGCCAGCTGGATGGGCCTGCCGATCTCGACGACTCACACGGTGGTCGGAGCGGTCATTGGCATAGGCCTTGCAAGGGGAGTAAAGGCAATAAACAAAGAGGTCGTTAGGGACATAGTAATCTCCTGGTTCGTTACGGTTCCGGTCGCGGGTTTGATAAGCGCGGCCATATTCAAGTTCCTCATGATAATGGGGTGA
- a CDS encoding metallophosphoesterase family protein → MKKKAISLFLLVLIVLAAGCVGSGGKTASTSPSATGTPTKSGGIDFSAYGNGEVLSNWYRLANASTVYASEGYEDLAKHYFPNARVLPASQYDGGIAILSPKDARPILRGKPILITVNDYFGYIAYKLGLKFVGEDKGVFAAFNEGGKAYLVFTGTGRAGVGAALEYAMELKKGKKVKVDDVVRSGEFEGVLIKVIGDNNWNGIQDKGEDWYLASFKTLEPFVYYWRVVDGENVTVKGGFIRLVNGSTVYIHALGFNVSVEIKNPNGATLTYVIENTNPSVLNLPAGAETGDTWVRLTTSKSSFGVTPKDVGDYTVLALGDHRPDGGKEVPPVFLKIRDAINADKGVFVIDGGDLVYSGRVDEWSELLKEWKWDKPIFISVGNHEYRGEGINVYHRFFGPMDYSFALGDYYYIFMDNVEHDYGLSDGQWSWLKDQLERAKATGKRPVIIMHTPPVDPRPNGDHSMNSRDGKRLLELMKEYNAFGIFSHIHIFWNGTVDGVHLIVTGGGGAPLYARPDEGGFYHYVRLGMGSSGSVTVEPIKVEP, encoded by the coding sequence ATGAAGAAGAAAGCTATCTCTCTGTTCCTGCTGGTGCTTATCGTCCTGGCGGCAGGGTGCGTGGGTTCAGGCGGGAAAACGGCTTCGACGTCTCCCTCGGCCACTGGAACCCCGACCAAATCCGGCGGCATCGACTTCAGCGCGTACGGGAATGGAGAGGTTCTCTCGAACTGGTACAGGCTGGCAAACGCTTCCACGGTCTATGCAAGCGAAGGGTACGAAGACCTCGCGAAGCACTACTTCCCGAACGCCAGGGTCCTCCCCGCGAGCCAGTACGACGGCGGGATAGCGATACTCTCGCCGAAGGACGCCCGGCCGATCCTCAGGGGGAAGCCCATCCTCATAACGGTCAACGACTACTTCGGCTACATAGCCTACAAGCTCGGCCTCAAGTTCGTTGGAGAGGATAAGGGCGTCTTCGCGGCGTTCAACGAGGGCGGGAAGGCCTACCTCGTCTTCACGGGGACGGGAAGGGCCGGTGTCGGCGCCGCTCTCGAGTACGCGATGGAGCTGAAGAAGGGCAAAAAGGTAAAGGTCGACGACGTCGTCAGGAGCGGCGAGTTCGAGGGTGTTCTCATCAAGGTCATAGGGGACAACAACTGGAACGGAATCCAGGATAAGGGCGAGGACTGGTATCTGGCCTCATTTAAAACCCTTGAACCCTTCGTTTACTACTGGCGCGTCGTCGACGGCGAGAACGTCACGGTTAAGGGCGGGTTCATCAGGCTCGTCAACGGTTCCACGGTTTACATCCACGCCCTCGGCTTCAACGTGAGCGTTGAGATTAAGAACCCCAACGGGGCCACGCTCACCTACGTCATCGAGAACACCAACCCCTCGGTGCTGAACCTTCCAGCCGGGGCCGAAACCGGGGATACATGGGTCAGGCTCACGACCTCTAAGTCCTCATTCGGCGTAACCCCGAAGGACGTTGGGGACTACACGGTCCTCGCCTTAGGCGACCACAGGCCCGACGGTGGTAAAGAGGTCCCGCCCGTGTTCTTAAAGATCAGGGACGCCATAAACGCCGATAAGGGTGTCTTCGTAATAGACGGCGGGGATCTCGTTTACTCGGGAAGGGTCGATGAGTGGAGCGAGTTGTTGAAGGAATGGAAGTGGGACAAGCCGATCTTCATCTCCGTCGGAAACCACGAGTACCGCGGTGAGGGCATAAACGTCTACCACAGGTTCTTCGGCCCGATGGACTACTCATTCGCCCTCGGGGATTACTACTACATCTTCATGGACAACGTGGAGCACGACTACGGGCTGAGCGACGGGCAGTGGAGCTGGCTCAAGGACCAGCTTGAGAGGGCAAAGGCAACTGGAAAGAGGCCGGTTATAATAATGCACACCCCACCTGTCGATCCGAGGCCGAACGGAGACCACAGCATGAACTCCAGGGACGGCAAGAGGCTCCTCGAGCTCATGAAGGAGTACAACGCCTTCGGGATCTTCAGCCACATCCACATATTCTGGAACGGGACGGTGGACGGCGTTCACCTCATAGTCACCGGCGGGGGTGGGGCGCCACTCTACGCCAGGCCCGACGAGGGCGGCTTCTACCACTACGTCAGGCTCGGCATGGGTTCTTCAGGGAGCGTAACCGTGGAACCCATCAAGGTCGAACCCTGA
- a CDS encoding signal peptidase I — MNARRRDILSILTYLFFSLVVLIVVLRFVFGFQYVVILTDSMEPHINPNDLVITKPVSRDDIRVGDVLLFRVEIGNSTYRILHRVVEVKTDPDGRIYYVTKGDNRNYTDPWRVYPDQAIGEPLLVIPKAGVVWHYTPLIVLGLFLLVIASLAYELAWLLLEEEPIRLKSRKADLITRRRKKIKVHHHKRR; from the coding sequence ATGAATGCCAGGCGCCGTGACATCCTTTCCATTTTGACGTACCTTTTCTTCTCCCTCGTCGTCCTGATAGTCGTCCTCAGGTTCGTCTTCGGCTTTCAGTACGTCGTTATCCTGACCGACTCCATGGAACCCCACATAAACCCCAACGACCTCGTGATAACCAAGCCGGTTTCCCGCGATGATATCCGGGTTGGGGACGTCCTTCTATTCCGCGTCGAGATTGGGAACTCCACGTACCGCATCCTCCACAGGGTCGTTGAGGTGAAAACCGACCCGGACGGGAGGATCTACTACGTTACGAAAGGGGACAACCGGAACTACACCGATCCGTGGCGGGTCTATCCCGATCAGGCCATCGGCGAACCCCTCCTCGTCATTCCAAAAGCCGGCGTCGTCTGGCACTACACCCCCCTGATAGTCCTGGGCCTCTTTCTGCTGGTCATAGCCTCCCTCGCCTACGAACTGGCGTGGCTTCTGCTCGAGGAAGAGCCGATACGCCTGAAGTCAAGAAAAGCCGATCTCATAACCCGCAGGAGAAAGAAAATAAAAGTCCACCATCACAAACGCCGTTAG
- a CDS encoding cupin domain-containing protein: MFVGHYKDVPEKDTGFEGVTIRWLVSPRLGAKNYAMRYFVLREGAEIPIHHHDWEHEIFIVKGEGIITNGEEEHHVKAGNFLYVPPNEPHGYKALSETFEFLCIIPAKKEAIPEEEWA; encoded by the coding sequence ATGTTCGTCGGGCACTACAAGGACGTTCCCGAGAAGGACACGGGTTTTGAGGGCGTCACCATAAGGTGGCTCGTCTCCCCGAGGCTCGGGGCGAAGAACTACGCGATGCGCTACTTCGTTCTCAGGGAGGGCGCGGAGATACCCATCCACCACCACGACTGGGAACACGAGATATTCATCGTAAAGGGCGAGGGGATAATAACCAACGGGGAGGAGGAACACCACGTCAAAGCTGGTAACTTCCTCTACGTCCCGCCCAACGAGCCCCACGGCTACAAGGCCCTGAGCGAGACCTTCGAGTTCCTCTGCATAATCCCGGCGAAGAAGGAGGCGATCCCGGAGGAGGAGTGGGCCTAA